In Carassius gibelio isolate Cgi1373 ecotype wild population from Czech Republic chromosome B17, carGib1.2-hapl.c, whole genome shotgun sequence, the genomic stretch TTATTAAAAGCACTAGATTTTCATGACCATAGTAACttctccactagaaaccacagtctgctccccagagacagccttgatatgggtgtctcttcctgaaagagaaACATTAGAAGTGAGAACGCACTTAAATGCTCAGTTCCTCTTGTCTAGAAAAAGCAAGAGCTCACGTTTTctggtgcagctttgctcacaagagccagatgatggatggcacacctctgtactgcagtggatgaagatctgacagggaagaaagaggctcaagtcatagaatccacaagtagtaaatatacaaatgttcaagtaaaggggggcatacggtttcctgcagagcagccagtgatgctggatctacaaatgtgaacatcttcacaatgaagcgcttgtagtgggttgggaactgaagtccagacgatccagtcactggaaccagtgtaGTCAGATAGCGATCATCCCGGTAAGGGCATCTGAAGACAAAAGAGAAGGCTAgaaagggtctcccagcagactaacTGGATAGAGATTGGCTGTACACTCACCCgtcgatcagaaggtcccactgggggagactgagtggaTTGGGGGTTGAAGTCGCCCAACAATGTCCCAGCATTAGGACAATGTTGGGATCagtcctctccataatgtgcacctcaacatacaccGGCTCccgcaggacttttgtgatgggataatcagcgtcactgtagtaggacgtgtaggcctcatcccctgaggaacaacactggggtttaaccagactccAGTTATAAAGGCTTTAGGGAGACGcaggacaagaccttaccttcagcacagcctttggtgacacattggccattggccagtctgagctccaccctgagaggtccaggagcagctactggtggaggtggaggaacagagttgacctccacaaccagagcttccacagaagttcctgagtatctacactggaagagaaacctggacgaCACACAGCAAACTTCTAGCACTTATCAGGGATTAGGGTTCACACCAAGTCAtggatcacctactcaaaatgactgtcccttgtgatggAACCATACGGTCCAATCTCCACTTCATACGATgaggtcattcggttttcatacaccacatatccGCTGTCCTCCTTTGAATAGGAACAGTGTCAGCATCCAGTCCATCATAAGCcatgcagaataaaaccagtagcagctgctcaccatcacgctcgtgccacatgcggtcacagggaactggtatataACAAAGGAAGGTGTGgaccccacaggagcacaaggtgggtcatttccacccagtagatgaaccgaatccagactcagtcgaggcagaATAACATCTCtagacaccactaccacaaactgaccatctctaatacactggacaGTCACTAGAACAAGGTACACGTGAAGGTTAAATACAGAGAATCAGTTTAACACGAACAGAATCAGATGGAGAACACTTACCCGCCCTcccatagaaacactgctgtccgttaaagcagcagttgatagcctcacactcagcaccactgatcccaggtGGACCACATTGGATCTGCTCAAAGTCAGCTACAACACATTTATCAAAGGGCTCTGCCTGCACTACTGGCTTCGGAAACTGTTGTTTAACTGGCTTCATAATCTGCGGCTTAGATagttgttgaactggcttctggagaggaaactgctggttagttagctgttgaactggcttctcgagcggaaactgctggttagttagctgttgaactggcttctgaagaggaaactgctggttagttagcggttgaactggcttctgaagcggaaactgctggttagttagcggttgaactggcttctggagcggaaactgctggttagttagcggttgaactggcttctggagcggaaactgctggttagttagctgctgaactggcttctgaagccgaaactgctggttagttagctgttgaactggcttctggagcggaaactgctggttagttagctgctgaactggcttctgaagcggaaactgctggttagttagcggttgaactggcttctgaagaggaaactgctggttagttagcggtTGAACTGACTTCTGAAgaggaaactgctggttagttagctgttgaactggcttctgaagtggaaactgctggttagttagctgctgaactggcttctgaagaggaaactgctggttagttagcggttgaactggcttctgaagcggaaactgctggttagttagctgttgaactggcttctgaagaggaaactgctggttagttagctgttgaactggcttctgaagtggaaactgctggttagttagctgctgaactggcttctgaagcggaaactgctggttagttagctgttgaactggcttctgaagaggaaactgctggttagttagctgttgaactggcttctggaaCGGAAACTGATGTTTAGGTAGTTGATGAACTGGCTTCTGGGGCTGGAACGGCTGGTTAGTTTGCTGGACCATCTGAAGCGATTTACTCCACTGTGGAACAGCATTACAAAAAGCACAAACCAACAAAATCCGAACCAAACACCAACTTCCAGCCATTgttcaacagctaaacacaaagtGGAGATACTGCCCTTtggtctttttgtattctacagaTTTCAGCTAATTAACAATAGTCCCTCCCTCATCGTTAACAACTGGGTGATTCTCATTAGATCTCAAGATTTAATTCTTATTGAAAAAACGCTTATAACAGCAACACAGAGGCTGCGTCCATATCTTCACTGACAGCTCCCTCAAGTCTCGTTCACTCAGACGTTGAACATTCTTTCCAAATCTTTATCTTCATCTGATACAGGCTCAAACATATCAACTTGGATGCCTAATTTCTCCATTGTTTTAGCTAGACAGAAGAGGTCGGCGctgtgaaacagccaatcagagcagagctcaaTGTTATTATTCATGACCCTTCCAAATAATTCTAGGGACAAATCACAGGGTTGTAATTGGACATGTAAAACCGTTTCTGCAGAATTTTTGCCCGAACCCAAGCCATGTACCTTTTATGTACatagcatttaaaatattgtatcaatgcattctatggcacatTTAACTGggattatgaactcatattttggGCCGGAAGCAATAGTTTGAATTTGGATTCAAAACAATGGATTggtttcttataaacacacagcctttcccttcacaagacagtaattgatgtgaattacttgtggattattttgatatttcctggactgtgcccagctggtggaatgatctcccaatctcaattcatacagctgagtctttactcattttcaagaaacatctaaagactcatcttttttcgcctgcacttaaccttctaacaccagtacttttccttttcttgtctttttcatttaataaaaaaaataataataataatatatacctGGCTATAAAACCCATCTGATCAAGCTTAATAAATAATGGTAGCAAACCCTCTATTAGTTTGGTTAGTATATGGGTAAATATTTGCACCATCTACCATGATGCTGTAAATTTCACCAATCTGAGctgtgccaaaaaaaataaacctcTAGAGGGAACACTTAGAGGCATTGCATATACTTGTTTGCATATTATGCAATAAACAAGATTTTTCAACTTTAAATGAATAGTCTTGACCTAACTCCACTGGGAAAAGTGGGTAGGTACCAATGCACTCTTGAGTTATTGGACTTTTAATGGTTGGGTGGTGATATTTTGTGCTACTGGCAAATTCCAAGAATTTAAGGTCATTGTATTGAGTGTGTTTCccaatatgtgtgtttttttttccccctggaCCAAGACGGGGATTGCAGGTACATGCATGATTTTGAGTTGAATAGGATTGCTAAATGAAGTGCACTCCCAGTTTTAAACCTGTAAGCATCAACTTTGGCACATTTCCCACTTTTGGAGTTATTTGTGTGGGTTATTTGTAGGTCTTTTGCATTTAATATAGAAATATGGCATGCATCCTAAATTCAGATTAATTTTTATGGTGCCAAGCTTGCAGAACCTGATGTAATTGATTTTTGTGTAGTAGCAGCAGATATGTTATTCCTAAAAAATCGGGTTCATATTTAATCGTTTGGAATCCCACTTTTAACACGTGTTGGCTGGTCGTTAATGCATCATCTCAGGCATTTGGTTTCTTTCACTACGAATGTCGATATTTGAGTTTTGTACCATTGACTGAGCTCCCCATTTGGGTTTAGAGATCATTTTAAGTCAAGAACTAACTGATATCCATTATAAGCCATTTAAGACAGACACACATCATTTAAGAgtgctttaatttatttcattatttgaatACAATATGGAGCTGAAACCCAATTTTAATATGTAAAGCATGAAGACATGCATGGACCACCATGGTCTCAGGTTATGACCTTAACACTTTTTTCCTTTTTGCTGCTCACATGCAGGTCCCTTTTTCCCATGATCCCCTCCATGACTGTGACCATGATCGTGCCCATGACCATGACCTTGTCCTTGCTGTCCTTGCTGTCCTTGCTGACATTTCCCTTTTTCTTTGCCTTGGCCTTTTCCATGCTTCTACAAGTAGAAGTAAACTCAGAGTTACAATCTGTCATTGGAACTGTTAATATGCAAAAAGTGCAATCATTTTCCACCATTAAAGTTTGCTCTTACCTGTGCACATTCATCTCCTGTGCTCTATGAGACAGGAAATATGACAATCGGATTAGCATACAATGGAAAGGTTATTTAACTATTTGTATAGAAATGTAAAGAGTGTGATATTGTCTTCATACCATGGAGCCAGAATCTCCGCAGCCCTGTAAATATACAGAACAATCACGCATTATTCCTTAAAACTTACAGTTAATGAATCAATCTACAGATATGCACTATTCAAATGCTAATAAAATTTGCAATGCTAGAGAAATTGTAAATATCTTACCTGGTGTTGTTCTGCAGAAGACATTTGGAAAACAGAAACGACCATTAAGGCATTTAAGTGCAAATATCTTCAAATTGTCATAAAATGCCACAAACAGAAAAATATCAGTATATTTATATCAAATATGACTTACGTGGGTTACTCATGTTGAGATTTTCAGATATTCAGCACGTCTGTAAACACTAAACAACGAAAAAGATCCGTAAGCAAGATTTCTTCTGCATGCATGTtcgatttatatttatttgaatatttcatAAGATAAAATCCTTAATGAGTAAAATTAGTAACTTTTTCAATCTGTTATTGGTCATCAAATGCTCCCATGAATCGTGCATTTGACAGCTATCTGATGGCGCTAATAAATGAGCAATGTCTTACCTCTTGTCTCGTCTTGCTCTCTGTCTGGAAATGCTGTTCTCGTGCTTGTATTTATACGTTGCATCCACCCTGAAGTGACACAGATACCTGCTCATCCACACCCAAGAGTGGATAAACAAGTCTGTGCTCACATAAAAACTGAgctgaatgtaaaataaatatatttttggtatCCACTGcatttcttcaaaatgtcttaaaTGTGTAAATTTGAATGAACTATGCACTGATCGCTAAATGAATCTATGCAAGTTCCtctaaaaataaatgtcatgATCCGTAAGCTATCTTATCAGTGCATGTTAAAACATGTGAATTTCAGTGTAAATATTCTGACtctgttgtaaaatgttttgttttgttgtttttctccaCCCATGGAGATAGGAATGTTATCATCCCATTGATGCAACACGGATAGAGGAACACCCAAAAGAGTTCGATCTTCCGAGATGTCAGCTAAATTCAATTTACAATTTGTGGTGGGTTTTACTTAAAAATTTGAGAAGATGCATgcaaaacattatattttcaacttttttttaaagcaattatcTTTCATAATGCAATCTACaaagtttttcataaaaaaaaataataataatcaaaggaAAGCAACATAAAATTTGAACCGATCTTCATTTGCATATGAGCTAATTAAAATGAGGGTGTTTTACATCTGTAATCCTTCTCATCAGATGATCTTCTACACCCATTAAACACATCCTCATTCATTAAGAATGAATCAGTAATTACATTCAGCAGTGCAATTATGCATTaaggcatgaaaaaaaaaaacagaaaaacagaaaaagtgtttttaaaaaaaaaatgcatatataagtttcatttaaaaagtaacattattatataatattatataaaacaaagaGCAGCATTTGTTTGTGAATGATGTATTTAGTGTTACTTAAtatgcaaatgacaaaaaaagtaaagaaagtaaAGTTGTTTCATGCAAAagagaaattacatataaattaaacagattaaataaatattctttacGTCTCAaactggagaaacaaaggcaatTTTGGAGCTATTTTGAAAAGAGGATGTAAAAATGAAGTTTGAATATTTGTAAACTGACACTGCGTTGAGTTTAGATGAGCATTGAAAAGATAACAGTGTTTAAATGGTATATATTTGTCTTATATTCTTCTGAAATATAAAGCATTGGGCGTTTGCTCTGTGAATCTGGATTAACTCGCTCTGCGTTTGTGAAGGGTGTATGAAGAGTCGCATAAAGGCTTGTATTATCTCTAATTGATTTAATAAAAGATGTTTAAAAGGTTTCGAGAGATTAATCCTGACACAGTTGCTCCTGCAGTGTTCTTATTCATAGACACATAATTGTGACTGTAATTATATTCGTACACAAATATGATCTCAGCTTTTGTTTTGATAGCTGCAGAACTTCATGCCAAGAAGATGAATGTCCTGCACCATGATCTTTAAAGACCAGATAATGAACTGCAGGTTTGGTCATAATTATCATTGAAGAACACTGTCACACATCGATGCAAACTGATATGTGgtcgctagggtgttctgggtggttgctaggtgcaaataaataaataaatcaaataatgctcagtgtttttgttttggaagttctgttttccagtacaaatatctaaacattcttgaatcaagacacatttacttgAGAATCAATTAAGATATTAAGTCATGTTTTCATAAGTAAATCCAGAAaccttaaaaaatttaaattaaaaaattatattaaaaaaaattatagaattataaaaaaaacattttcttgttcttataccatatatatatattatttcattaggTTTTCAATTATTAGACATGAGTacgaatattttttttatttttatttttttgaattgtaGTCCTAAGTTTTAAGATATTAACATCATATAAATGGAAAAGAGCTGCTATGATAGTCATAAAAATATCTAATTGTGCATTCCATGGAGGAATGAAACTTAAAGAAAGTAATACTTAGTAAAATTAGTTTATTGACCTAAATAAATTCCTTTAAATAACAAAAGTCTTGACATTCATGAAATggcttgggggaaaaaaaactgcacaaacattgtttcattaatttaatacttttaatttttttttttttttttttttttttttttttttataaaggtaAATGGGGGGTGggggtcattttcaaaaaaaatttttttaactttttttattttttattaagttttagtttaatttaatattttaacttgGTATTAAACTTCAATAAGTGgcaaaaaaaagttgttgtttttcacttaaaaaaatattattttaatttacaaatcattttaaggtaagtggttgcaattaGTTTACTAACTttcatcatatataaatattatatatatatatatatatatatatatatatatatatattttttttttttttttttttttttttttttttttttatgtagctaaaaccatttaaaaaaacacttacagatccacttaaaaccatttaaaaagaatagtatttgaatgtatttttaaagtataGTATGACTAGTAAAAGATAGTCATCTGGGTTGAGCACTAATATTAGCAGCATTAATAACAACAAGTGCACAGAGTCACTCCTTAAACTCCTCACACTCCTCCTCACATCTGATTGGCTGTTCAATAGGGGCGTGTCCTGTCAGCATTACACCCCCGACAAAACGGTGCAGAACGTTTTTAAACTTTCTCTTGTGAATTTATGTTGATGTTAATAGCATTGTGCAAGCTGTCACTTTAATTCCACGtggtttatatacatgttgctgctgattgagATTAATTTTTTTACGCTTCccccaaacaagagaaaacgtaTCTCAAACACCATTGCACaacgtttccaggaaacatgtaGTTCAAGCAAAACGTTGGGCAACGCTTTGAGCTTGAACTTGCCCTTGCTACTATTATTCTGAGCTTCAGGTTTATTCTTGAAAGATCTTGACATTATCAAAAGACTCGTAGTGCAGCATACCTGCAGTCTCATTTTTGACACTCAAGCTATGCACTAGATAGTTTCCCTTCCAGCTACATGTAgttttgtgtttcaggtgtggtcacacaaacacagaccTAATTTGCTGCACATCTGTACAAACCGGGTTTCACACGCTGACATTCTACAAGTTGAACTAAACTACCCATAAAGAAAGCATAGGCAAAATCGCAAAGCTTTCTCATTTTAGATTTGTCCCTGAAAACTATAACGCTGCCACTCAAGTCTTTTGCCACTCAGTGGGCGGAGCTACACTTCCGGCTGACGGTGACGTCACATGCATACAATAaatgcagtaaacggtaaaacggTATATGATGCATTAAATGATTATAAttaccagtttgcaatatcaagcaggaCAACTTTTGTACAGGTAAAGATGGAAAAAACTGAAAGCCTTGCATGTTTTAAGTTATACCATGGTCACACCCTTACAATGAAAAATGGGGAatgtcgtggcctaatggttagagagtcggactcccaatcgaagggttgtgggttctagtctcgggccggacggaattgtgggtggggggagtgcatgtacagttctctctccaccttcaaaaccacgatttaggtgcccttgagcaaggcatcgaacccctaactgctccccgggcgccgcagcataaatggctgcccactgctccgggtgtgtgctcacagtgtgtgtgtgtgtgtgttcactgctctgtgtgtgtgcatttcggatgggttaaatgcagagcacaaattctgagtatgggtcaccatacttggctgaatgtcacttcacttaatgaACTTAATGAAATAGAATAcgtaaagaaaacaataaaagtcTCTCTCTGTTTACagaacttttaaaatgaatatgcaATCAGGCAACATGTGAAGAATACATGGCAGGAATATTGGGAAGAAGAAAGAACAGGAAGATGGCTTTATAGTATTCAAATAATTATTGGTAAGAACAGAGTAACAGGATGAAATAGACAGGAGGGAAATATCATCTCAAGGCTTAGATTTGGTCATACTGCTCTTAATAacagaaaatggaggaaacaTGAGTATTGTAATATGGAGGAAAATGTTATAATGAAGTGTCCAAGATACGGAAAGGAAAGAAAGATACGGATTGATGTTCTCAaggaaaataaagaaacatttaatttgattaacaGTTTGGGGAATAAATCAGGGGATAAAAGCTTTCAGTGTTTAATGCGTTATTTAAAGGGAAAAGGATTATATAACAGAATTTAGGGAAGATTATGAGCCTGATCCACACTCCTAatcagtaggtggcggtaatgcgcctaaaagtagatttttttggCGCCATTAAAcgccaagaagaagaagaagctcgGATCACGTGGCTTTACGCTTTCCTCGCCGATCAGCAGGTGGCGCCAAATCCAACCCAGTGACGTCAGTGACTCAGGCCTCGGTGTGTTTTCACCTGAATGCAGGTAAGCGGATCGATCCTCATCCACCCGGTTTGTCTATCTGATTTTATCTCATCTGATCATCATTTTTATCCTTTAATGAACTAACCGCCATAGAAATGTAAAGTAGAAAATCCTGACGGAGTACAGTCGTGTTTGTGAAGTTACCACACCGACCAGATTTAGTGCTGAGTTTACAAACAAGAAATTCAGCTCCATCCCAGATTAAATGTTTCAGATGAACACAAAatcgttttttatttaaatacaggaAAATCTTGAGCAGTCTTAACCATTCACGTTTAGTAACAACTATCCAGTGTTTTTAGTGTTATTAATATAGTACATTAATATGTTTagaaacatatatacacacacatgaattGTCATTGCTGCTTCCAGGAATCATCATGCAACACCAGGAGCATCACTTCATGTTCATGGACTTCTGTGAAGACACACACTGTCTGCTGGAGGACGATGTGAGTGTTTGAGATCCATTCAGACTGTAAAATCATTTTGATTCATGTATCCAGACCTTTAGTATTTATCTATTCTAAAGTGACTTAACAGAGGAAAACCACAGAGCCaatcatatatacagtacttaaaataattatctatacacaggtatatatttatatattatatttaacgttttttacttaatatttaaataattcaacaACACATTTGTATTTCTTGCATGGTTCTCTGATATCAATTAATgacatgcatttttattattattattattttttttagaaagtgtttTATCTAGTtcacttttttattgtttaattctgTAAAACGTATTAATCAACGCTGTCCAATGGGTTTTtgaacaaaatacaaaaagaaaatttgGATATcttggaaaaggtctttattttttgtaatgtaattaatttaaaaaaaaacaaactttcttatattctagattcatagcacacaaactgaaatatttcaaggttttttttctgatggttatgatttacagcttaggaaaattaaaaattcagtatctcaaaaaaaaaatgtaataataaattttgagcttgattagtttgattaattttaagtataaatactgggaacctCTTGGGCTGGTTTAGAACATGCAAACACAATGTAACCAACagaataacaattaataaaactcttgaaatatttcattttgtgtgcaatgaatctagaatataggaaagttagcttttttaaatttaattacaaaaaataaagcacttttatattatattcacatttttttagatgcacctgtaaatctGAATACGTTTTGAaagttgtaatttttgggtgagctattcctttaaatacactagtgataaagaaacatttttgtcaggcaaaatatttatttgaattcattaatatttatattaagagcatttaatgtaatatttgaaGTTATGGTTCTCTGATGGCGGTTAATGATATGAAaggtaacaaataaaatatttaatcttttctatttttcagaaatgtttcatttattcttttataattaatttgcatttttatcAATAATTAATCATTAACCCAGTTTTATGATTTGAATTTACATTAACAGCACTTTTGCATGTTCATGGTTAATGACAATGACTTTTTTTAAGAAagtgtttaattaataattatttaatttatttaacatttttatgatttttattttatttatttagtttttaagtcATTTactctctttttattatttttatttatccatttatttaagctattatttttatttatttagtatttttatgatttaattattattatttttttagaaagtgtttaatttagattttatttagtttttaagtcatttactctctttttattttttatttatccatttatttgagctattatttttatttatttagtatttttatgatttaattattataatttaatttttttagaaagtgattaatttagattttatttagtttttaagtcatttactctctttttattttttttatttatccatttatttaagctattatttttatttatttattatttttatgatttaattattattattttttttagaaagtgtttaatttagattttatttagtttttaagtcatttactctattttaattttttttatttatccatttatttaagctattattttatttattcagtatttttatgatttaattattataatttaatttttttagaaagtgattaatttagattttatttagtttttaagtcatttactctctttttattttttttatttatccatttatttaagctattatttttatttatttagtatttttatgatttaattattatttttttttttagaaagtgtttaatttagattttatttagtttttaagtcatttactctattttaattttttttatttatccatttatttaagctattattttatttatttagtatttttatgatttaattattataattaaatttttttagaaagtgattaatttagattttatttagtttttaagtcatttactctctttttatttttatttatttatccatttatttaagctattatttttatttatttagtatttttatgatttaattatttttattttttttagaaagtgtttaatttagattttatttagtttttaagtcATTTActctctattattttttttatttatccatttatttaagctattatttttatttatttagtatttttatgatttaattattataattaaatttttttagaaagtgattaatttagattttatttagtttttaagtcATTTActctctgtttattttttttatttatccatttatttaagctattatttttatttatttagtatttttatgatttaattatcttCTCAGCCCTGTCCTATTAAACAACTCGAGAGTCCGAAATATTCTTGTAAATGAACTTTTGAGAGTGTGAAATTGAGTTTCTCTAAAAGTTCAATGAGTTCATAAACATACAGATTTCAAAATGTCGTTCtttaaaattaatactttatATTATAAATCTCTTATTGAGAGTGGTGGAATGGATGGATGTGATTTGTAGAGGGGTATGACTGCACACATGGGTGGGGTGTGAGGGGTAATTTTAACTATGAGCAAGagctttagagagagagagagagaggggctggGCCGTACGGGCGAGCGGCGGCGGGGCTCTTCTTTGCCTCCAGGGATCTTG encodes the following:
- the LOC127976359 gene encoding zona pellucida sperm-binding protein 2-like; this encodes MAGSWCLVRILLVCAFCNAVPQWSKSLQMVQQTNQPFQPQKPVHQLPKHQFPFQKPVQQLTNQQFPLQKPVQQLTNQQFPLQKPVQQLTNQQFPLQKPVQQLTNQQFPLQKPVQQLTNQQFPLQKPVQPLTNQQFPLQKPVQQLTNQQFPLQKPVQQLTNQQFPLQKSVQPLTNQQFPLQKPVQPLTNQQFPLQKPVQQLTNQQFPLQKPVQQLTNQQFRLQKPVQQLTNQQFPLQKPVQPLTNQQFPLQKPVQPLTNQQFPLQKPVQPLTNQQFPLQKPVQQLTNQQFPLEKPVQQLTNQQFPLQKPVQQLSKPQIMKPVKQQFPKPVVQAEPFDKCVVADFEQIQCGPPGISGAECEAINCCFNGQQCFYGRAVTVQCIRDGQFVVVVSRDVILPRLSLDSVHLLGGNDPPCAPVGSTPSFVIYQFPVTACGTSVMEDSGYVVYENRMTSSYEVEIGPYGSITRDSHFEFLFQCRYSGTSVEALVVEVNSVPPPPPVAAPGPLRVELRLANGQCVTKGCAEGDEAYTSYYSDADYPITKVLREPVYVEVHIMERTDPNIVLMLGHCWATSTPNPLSLPQWDLLIDGCPYRDDRYLTTLVPVTGSSGLQFPTHYKRFIVKMFTFVDPASLAALQETIFIHCSTEVCHPSSGSCEQSCTRKRRDTHIKAVSGEQTVVSSGEVTMVMKI
- the si:dkey-248g15.3 gene encoding uncharacterized protein si:dkey-248g15.3, translating into MRDCSVYLQGCGDSGSMSTGDECAQKHGKGQGKEKGKCQQGQQGQQGQGHGHGHDHGHSHGGDHGKKGPACEQQKGKKC